In Desulfolucanica intricata, a single window of DNA contains:
- a CDS encoding ABC transporter substrate-binding protein, which yields MYFRRTTVTLLLVLTGLLFILSGCSGNKPAPTGAQPATIKVGMMPIIDNLPFWLAEEKGYFKAEGIKVELIPFPSALERDSAFVAGKIDAGIGDLLAVAAMVNSGTEVKAVSVGQGATPGENRFAILSAPGSGIITPTDLINVPIALSLNTINEYITDNLLAAESLQPGEISKTNMVKLPLRLDALLQGQVKAAVLPDPLATLAEIKGAHVVVDNTKNTVAQTVIIVHPKALDTNLEGIQKLVRAYTKAVEDLQEDPRQYAELIVEKARVPQEVMDSREHPLALHFTLPQLPDKAGVERTISWMKKHNLLQKEIQYDDLVDRRVISK from the coding sequence ATGTATTTTCGTCGCACAACAGTAACTTTATTATTAGTATTAACAGGGCTATTGTTCATCTTAAGTGGGTGCAGCGGTAATAAACCCGCACCTACCGGTGCTCAGCCTGCCACTATCAAAGTAGGTATGATGCCAATTATTGATAACTTACCCTTCTGGCTGGCCGAGGAAAAAGGTTACTTTAAAGCTGAGGGTATTAAAGTAGAGCTAATTCCCTTTCCCAGTGCTTTGGAGCGGGACAGCGCCTTTGTTGCCGGTAAGATAGACGCCGGAATAGGTGATTTGCTGGCGGTGGCTGCTATGGTGAACAGCGGCACAGAAGTAAAGGCAGTTTCAGTCGGCCAAGGAGCAACACCGGGTGAAAACAGGTTTGCCATCTTATCAGCACCCGGTTCCGGTATCATTACACCAACAGATTTAATAAATGTACCTATAGCCCTTTCTTTAAACACCATTAATGAGTATATTACCGACAATTTACTGGCAGCTGAGAGTTTACAGCCCGGTGAAATCTCAAAAACCAATATGGTTAAGCTGCCTCTCCGGCTGGATGCGCTGCTGCAGGGTCAGGTGAAAGCGGCTGTCTTACCAGACCCACTTGCTACCCTGGCGGAAATAAAGGGTGCACATGTGGTAGTAGATAACACAAAAAACACAGTTGCCCAAACAGTGATTATTGTCCACCCCAAAGCCTTAGACACAAATCTGGAAGGAATACAAAAACTAGTGCGTGCCTACACTAAAGCGGTGGAAGATTTACAAGAGGACCCACGTCAGTATGCTGAGTTAATTGTAGAAAAGGCACGTGTCCCCCAAGAAGTAATGGACAGCCGGGAACACCCGCTGGCACTGCATTTTACTTTACCACAGCTGCCGGATAAAGCGGGTGTGGAAAGAACGATCAGCTGGATGAAAAAGCATAACTTGTTGCAAAAAGAAATACAGTATGATGATTTAGTAGATAGGCGGGTAATCAGTAAGTGA